The Humulus lupulus chromosome 3, drHumLupu1.1, whole genome shotgun sequence genome window below encodes:
- the LOC133822762 gene encoding allene oxide cyclase, chloroplastic-like — MASTSSFKTTSPLRISSQSSCRSPSQTQTQLGFNMSNSFPILKLSSSSTPKSRSSDFTTKSFFFQKKKTSSPDSSRPTKVQELHVYEINERDRGSPVLHKLSQKPANSLGDLVPFTNKIYSGDLGKRLGITSGICILIQHVPDKRGDRYEAIYSFYFGDYGHLSVQGPYLSYEDSYLAVTGGSGVFEGAYGQVKLRQLVYPFKIFYTFYLKGIPDLPTELIGKSPVAPSPEVEPSPAAKAGESHAIIPNFTN, encoded by the exons TCAAGCCAAAGTAGCTGTCGTTCACCTTCCCAAACTCAAACACAATTGGGTTTTAACATGTCAAATTCCTTTCCCATTCTTAAACTCTCATCATCATCAACACCAAAAAGTAGATCAAGCGACTTCACTACAAAATCTTTTTTCTTCCAAAAGAAGAAAACCTCATCACCCGACTCTTCTAGACCCA CAAAAGTTCAAGAGTTACACGTGTACGAGATCAACGAGCGAGACAGGGGAAGCCCGGTCCTTCATAAACTGAGTCAGAAACCGGCCAACTCGCTCGGCGACCTGGTACCGTTCACCAACAAGATTTACTCCGGCGACTTGGGGAAGCGTCTAGGTATAACCTCCGGTATCTGCATCCTCATCCAACACGTGCCCGACAAACGCGGAGACAGGTACGAGGCCATCTACAGCTTCTACTTCGGCGACTACGGGCATCTGTCCGTACAGGGACCCTACTTGTCGTACGAGGACTCTTACTTGGCCGTCACCGGCGGCTCCGGGGTGTTCGAGGGGGCGTACGGACAGGTCAAGCTCCGGCAGCTGGTGTATCCCTTCAAGATTTTCTACACGTTTTACCTCAAGGGCATTCCTGATTTGCCGACGGAGCTCATCGGGAAGTCCCCAGTGGCGCCGTCGCCTGAAGTGGAGCCTTCTCCGGCTGCCAAGGCGGGGGAGTCTCATGCCATTATTCCTAACTTCACCAACTGA